From the Octadecabacter antarcticus 307 genome, one window contains:
- a CDS encoding DUF1127 domain-containing protein, which produces MTMVVPHTNSWLTSGLTELLTRYVSRRNAAANAKIKTAKYQRSLTKLKALSNRDLLDIGISRADIPLIAFEQSQKELANENA; this is translated from the coding sequence ATGACAATGGTAGTTCCCCACACAAATAGCTGGCTGACGTCAGGTCTGACTGAACTGCTCACGCGCTACGTTAGTCGCCGTAACGCAGCCGCTAACGCAAAGATTAAGACCGCAAAATATCAGAGATCCCTGACAAAGCTCAAGGCTTTGTCGAACCGAGATCTGTTGGATATCGGAATATCCCGCGCAGACATCCCCCTAATTGCATTCGAGCAATCACAAAAGGAACTCGCAAATGAAAATGCATAG